The DNA sequence ACATGAACACACCCAAGAACCAACATACCACCCATTATAAATGGGTCATACATCTTAAATAGTTCAGTCAGTAGATTAATGAGCTAAAGCTTAATTCACCATAACTGAGCCTGTTCCTTGATTAACAGGTGCATTCCCCTCCCAACTGATAATTGTGTTGAGGTTGTCCATTTAGCAAACAGCTCACCTCCATGGATCATACATTAATTTCCTCCAAGTCACATTGAGCTGTTGCATGATTTAGGGAAAGGTCACAACGAACAAGGCATGTGTCGCTCACTGCCCACGGTAGGGGGCAGGATTAGGGTTCAGGTTTTTATGGCTCCTGGGCAGCAGACATCTGGGGGATGTCGTCCTGGTTGGCCCCACCACCAAAGGCAGCGTAGCAGGCACCAGCTCAGCCCAGCATCAAGATGGAGGAAGATGgtgccagtggctgctcctggcTCCTCACACCCGTCTCCTGGCCTCCTGCTCTCCCTCTGGGCTTTGCCCGGCCCCACCCCATCAAGGAGCTGGTCCTCCTGGTGCAGGACAGAGCTGGCTGGCTTGCTGGGGTGGCACAGTGGctgcccctcctccccaccccaagtGTATggtggcccttgggcaccaacagCCGCTGAGCCTCCTGACAGCAAAGGGGCCAATCTGAACCAGCAGAGGCAGATGTCTCGGTGCTTTAGTTTTTGAACCCATTttgtccatgccatgcatcactACAAAGTAGAAATCGTGGTGTTTTCCTTTGAACAACAAGCACCAGCCTTTGTTCATTGAACTGTAAATTATCTCCTGCTTCCTTCAGCACCCTCAACAGCTATATTGAGATTTTGGTAATGTGCAAAAGGTTTTATATTTATTTGGTTAAAAGGCAGGTGATTACTTAGTCAGAAAAAGATCAGATAAACAAGATCGCATCACCTGTTCTGTGCCTGCatttctctggcttcctttactTGGGCAAGGTCATCACCTGCCCTCCAGGCCTTGACCCTACTGCAAGTGCCACAAGTTATGCCTCTGAatttgtgcagagtgcctttgctcaaccaCCAGGAGtaatgggggggggcagcagagaGGGCCAGCTCATCAAGCACAAGGGTGGCTTTTGCCAGAGCCAACTGGAATGCACCCACCGTGCTGCATTTTGTTTCTCCCTGGGGGGGTCAAGGGAGCATCTCTGCTTCGCCCCTTCCCTGGTCCAGTCCCTCCCTAGGGAATCACTGCCCTGCAGCCTCCAATCTCTCCTCTTTGGTGGAGCGTTGCTTatgcctccttccttcccttctgGGTGATCAAAAGCAGCAACTCTCCCTttgtaaagggggggggggagaatgattGTAGAGGCTCGCCAGAATgctcagggagggagagaagcacACCAGAGGAGCCAGCAAGGCAAGATAGAATCCTCTCATTTAAAGAAAAATCAaatgtgaatagggttttaattaatggaggaagaggagatgtGGGTGGGCGGCGGCAGGGGCAGGGAAGGTCCATCACCCCCCAAGGGCCTCCTGGGGGGTTACCAAGGAAGGGAAGGCTATTCCACACCAACAAGCCCTGCTCCTCCGGGGGGGGTCTTCTCCCCCACCATCACAGCTAGACCATCCTCTTGCATCCACACCAGCCAGGGCTAAGCCCCGCAGCCCTGCCCTCCTGTCAATGTGTGACCAGTTAGGCTTTCGGTCTGGCTGGGAGATTCTGAGCCACGTGTGGACTTAGCAGCCCTCCCCATCTGCGTGCTGCCCTTTCAGTTGCCAGGTCCCAATCCTGCCACAGTGGACGTGGCGCCATGCCAAGTCATGGGTGGCCAGCCCCCTGGCAAGAGCTTCTGACCCTCTGACCCCCtctgcagggagggggaggggtggccctgcccaccttggCTCAGTCCCCACCCATCATGGGCTTCAGCCCTGCCCATGACCAGCACGTGGCCCCTATCACATCCCCCCCAAGGGGATGCAGCCCTCAACCACCCCGATCCAGATCTAGCCACCCGTCTGCCGCCCCCCCCCAGCCCCTGCCTGTCCACCCCAGCCGGCCAGCAGGGAACTGCCCTCCTGCGCTCTCTTCAGCCTCCCCGTCCCTCCCCTCCACGTCTCATGGCTCCACCACCAATGCTTCTGCAGGTCCTGCTTTGTCAAGCTCCTGCTTAGTCAGCCATATCCTTACATCATTGTAGCATTTtcaaccttctcttcagctgaaaaggctcccagagcaccTTGTAAATCAGTAATAATGAAGAAGACAGTCTCTGCCCTCAGCTTTACAATCTCAAAGACACGacagaaaaggaagaagagaCAGGGACAGAGGAGGAAAACAAACGCAGGCACCAGCCTTTCCTCCTCGGGTAGCCTGACAGAACGGCCTCTTCCAGCAGCTGGTTTCAGCAGAGCCAGTGCAATCACTCTGCTTTCCTTCTCGAAAACCATCCCAGGATTTACCCTCCTCTCACCACTTGCCCTAACAAACGGCCCTTCCTGACCTTAAGCCCTGTGGGTTTCTTTATAGACGCCTCCccttctttttgcagctcttgTCTCCTCGCCACAGCGCACCCTATACCTGAGCTTCCCCACATGCCTTTTTTCAGCCATCACCTATATGTGGCTTCAGTCCCAAACAATGTTCCCTGCCCTCACAGAAGCTGGACTGCAGCCTATGGAATTCCCAGCGCAACTGAGCGCTCCCTGCCCCCCCAATCAGCTCATAAACCAGGGTCAGATGTGTGAAGTGATGCAACAGCACAGAGCTTCAGGGCTGCCAGTGATGCCCTGGCTAGCTGCATGTGGAGGAGAAGTGCATGCAAGGATCATGGCCCAGCAAAGAGCCAGCAAGGGCTGGAAGCTCCAGCTCCTGCATAAGCTCTCAGCCTGTGGCCTGCTTCCTTAGAGCTCCCAGTGCCAGTGCAAGGCCTTCCTGAACTGGGAGGGGATGGGCAGGCAAGTCCATAAGTCCTTTTGTCCATGTTATCCCTGCCCAAATATTTGGTTCTTAGGTAATTGTTTGGGAACCTGAGGAGGGTTCCCTCTGCTCCTCTATaaacacttgttgatttgttactaaaatttatatcccatctttctttaaAATATCCGGTGCAGCTTGCAAGCAGAATGGCATGCATGATAATGAAGCCACAGCAGCAGCCACAGCAAAATGATGTCAGTAACGTCAGTGAGAACAGTTTGGAAATGAATGTCTTGAAGGCAACAAGAGCATACAAATGTATTATGGATAAGGCTCCACAAACACGCACCAAAGCAGATCTGTCCTCCTCACTGCCTTTCTAAGCATGAGCAGCAGAATCCTCCTTGAGAGGGTGGTTGGAGTCTCGGGgcctcaactgaaaaggctccatCTCTGGGTTGCTTAtaacatttcaaaaggcaataaaaCAAGATCATTTGGGGGaatgctgcagctcagtggcagagcaccggcTGTGCATGCAAAAGACCCCACACCCGGTAGCCAAAGGTGGCTAGGAATTTGACTGCATAGAATTCCATGGGTCCTGCAGAGAAGGGGGCACGTCTGCCTGTCTCCTTGGTCTCCCTGCTGGCTAGGGAAGAAGGGACAGCcagccctcccctctctccctctcccaccagCTTGTTTGGTAAAAAGGTCCTCCTTTCTGACCTTTTTTACCTGCTAAGAGGCAAACAGCCTGCATTTCCGCAAAACAGCTTCCTGTCTTCCAAGGCCACTCGTGACTTTTGTAGGCTGATTTAAAAGCCCCCCTCCAGTCCTGCGTGTCCTCCCTATAGtggttatttaattattatttttaatgtacaCTTTAATTACTGACACACAATCTCAAGTCTAATTTGTCCCTAACATGCCACTATTCCATGTCAACTCCAACATctaggaattggagagatttcttTAGGCCAGTAACCAAAGAAAGGTGACATGAGCTCAGAAATTGATGTAGGTACATAGCCTGGCATCTCttaatcatcattttttaaatttatcacTTCATCAAACTCAAAAGTGCCAAAATGGGGCCACTCAGAAACAAGAAGGAGGTATCGGCATTCTTAAAGGAACCACAAGATTTAAAGAAGtacaaaaaaacacttttttagaAAACAAAGGGGGAATAAAGCCATGGGGGCAACCTGGTGTGGACTGAGCAAACTTAGTCACCACAGAACACTGACACTCAGTTGGGAAAAAAAATGTGGGAATGGAATGGCTGGCTGGCACTCCTGCTAAGAGACTAgcttacactgcaacattttgttgcagcaagCCCTATTTCTTTATGAATAAATGTCTATGCCCAttcttcaaataaaataaaagatttcACAGGGAAGCTTACAAAACATTAGCAATTGCCAGTACGAGTACAAAATGCACAATTCACAATGAGCCTTTAAAAGCAACATAAAActaattttatttcaaaataattttatttcaacttaattatattttatttagaagTGCTACTAAAAAGAGCCTGGAAGAAAGCCAGTTTCGGCACCAGGCTAGCCTCTCTTGGGAGAGCATTCCGGAGTGGGGTACCCTGCCAAGAAAGCCCTGATCTTGCTGGGCACAACACAACACACTACAGTCAATCCAGAGCAGAACCTCTGTAAGACTGCAATGGCCAGTCCTTGCCATTCATGTCCTCTCTTGAAAGTCTAGTAATATTCTTATCATCCTTAGTCTAGAATCACATTAAGAAATGGAACCCAGGATGAGGATGTGCAGATGATGGAGGCTAGCTCTGTTCTCCATGGCTCACACTGAAGCAGGAAAAAGCCGTGGGATGGCAGCCTGGGCATCTGGGGGTCAAAATTGCCCTTTCAGCAGATCCCTCACCCCCATGATGACCCCAAGTGCCCCACTCTGCTTCCTTCCATGTACCTGCCATTCATTTGGTCATTCCAGTGAGGAACGGGAAAGTGCTTTCAGAAAGGTCTCCACTGACAGGGGCTCTtcccacatgtgtgtgtgtgagagagagggagagagagcagtGCATCTCTCTGTGCAGTCACCATCCCTCCACCCACAGGAGTGTCTGCCACAAATGGGCTCTTTCTTTCTACGCGCTGCCCATTGTACCGGTACAAGAATGTTGCTTGTTTGTAATTCTGCATTCCAGGATTGCAGAGATATTGCACTGAAAAATCATGACAGCGCGCACCAAAAAATCTTCTTTTGTCCTAAAACCCAAAACTGCAACTGTGCTCCTTTAGTGCCATCATATTGACCTCTTGTCTGTTTTATACGTTGGTCTTCCTCCAACAACCATGTGAAGGAACTCCTTAAGAGACTCATTTTCCAGATGGGAAATTAAGGCTAGATGTGCCCAAACCAACGTCACAGGCCAGTCGCAGCCTTGGAGTGCTCTGCCTCACACTCCCTCTCCCAGGAACGTTTAAGTTCCTGCACTCTGGACTTCCCATCTATTCTCACAAGCATTTCAGCCTTCCGTGGCTGCCAAAAGTGGCCCTTCCTGCCAGCCGCAGCTTCCACAGGCACAGCCCAAGGCTAAAACAACCCAGAGGCCTGAAGAGGCCAGAGATGCTGGCTGCTCAAGCCCTTCTCAACGTCTGCACCAAACCCCAAAAGATGGATGGAGGGTCTGTCAAGTTTGGTCCTCATTTTCCCTTTTGTAAATTCAGTtcctcatatttctgcagcaatttccatttttttaaaaaaaaactaatgaaaattcctcagcattttaatgtgaatttatcttaagcaaatttttgtatgcagttttgactaacgtacacatttttgcaagctagttatcctaatataaggcatttaggtatgttatttttcactaatatattcctttttatgcacattgtcccctaatatatgcacttttgctaacgtcggttggagaactgtatcacgaagtttggataagtgtgaatttcaaaggatggccgtctttcggttctcatagtgttttggaaagtgcaaacttgataaattcggctttacaTATGAACTGAACCTGATTTGTCACCCGCCACTACCTGCACACCAAGGGAAATCTGTACTTTGGAGGCCCCCAAGTGTCACGTGCAAAAGCAGGCGCCCTGGAGAAAAGGCAAGCTGAAGAGCAAAGCGCCCCCCAGTTGTTATCCAACAAATGAGTCAAAAACATTATAGGGAACAGTCAGAGGACAGCTGCTGggcgtgcagaaggccccaggttcagtccccaggcagaaaagactccctgcctaaactccagagagccgctgccagtcagtgtgtagaGTAGACAGTGCTGAGGAAGGTGGACCCATGAGCAGATTCAGGGCCCCTCCGCATGCTAGTCctcctgcaacatgtcattgacataataatagtgcattagcagTGGGCTTAGAGaggcagtgtggcatagtggttagagtgtcggactacgacctgggagaccagggttcgaatccccacacagccatgaagctccctgggtgaccttgggccaggcactgcctctcagcctcagagggaggcaatggtaaaccccctctgaattaccacgaaaaccctcttcagagggtcgccataagtcggaatcaacttgagggcagAACATTTACATTTAGTAGTGGGCTTATACTGGACTatgcacacatcattccactttattagttgtcctgtgatgcttccccaatgttgtcGTATTACTGTCATCCATAAATAAGCCAGAACAATTGTGATATAAACAAATCACAGGATTTTGGCAGAGTTACGGGGCATGCGCTGTTTGGAGACCCCGCCAGGCATCCTTTTTATTGAGAATCCATCATAATGTATGCTCATGATGTTATACATGATCATGTTTtcagttgcattttatttatttataaatatataccactatttcatttaaaaaacatcacAGCAGTTTGCAACGAATAAAAACGGTGCagtaaaaactattttaaaaaaacagtgaaCACAAAGGTCAGCTACTGCAAACAggcatcttaattgcctgcatacgCCTGGCggaacaaaaaggttttcagcaggcatttaaaggttaaaacagaaggcacctgctgaatctgcTGTGCGCTTGCAGACGTTTGGGGGCAGCCATACTGCTCCATTTGCAACAGGTGCATGTTCTATACCTTCCTGCTAAaaccctgtaacttttcataccacaaatgtcctggggtttgtttggtttttgtcctgcttttattGCCCTATGGCGCAAGAGTACCCCCCCCCCAGATGGTAATAATTTGGTAAcgttggggaagcattgcaaaaCTCATCAAGCAGAATGGTGGTGTGTGGACCATCCAGTATAACTCCATCACTAACACACTATTACTGagtcagtgacatgttgcagagtacacccactgaaagcACACGTACCGTCTGGCAGGGCCCTGGGAACAAAGGAGGATGCCCACCCTtaaacctttgcaggcacaaacagtaatGCAAGTGGGATCGCATCTGTGCGCCCCATAAccctataaggcagctgcctgtgttccCACACACAGATGGAACGGGAAGACACCCCCCATGGTCTTGTCTGTCTAAACTACTCATTCCTTCCCTCTTCctaccttcctctctctctctttcacacaaacacactcaaACAGCTTGACATGGCATGGGGTTCCCACAAATCCATTCGTGTGGGTGTTTTGCTGGGTTTTTTACTTTCATCTTCTTCAGCACCCTCCATGCCTTTTGCACATGACTTGTGCAGGGAGAGTGTGCCCCGaccctgcacacacaccccatatgcACCAGGGTCCTGGATGTTCAGGTTGGAGCTTGGGTCCTCTCTTTGTACAAAGCCATCACGCCTCCCTCCCCTGCTCAGACACTTTCACATGGTCAGAGGTGTCTCTGTTTCAAGCATTCCAAACTGGCAGTGCCCTCCCTCAAATCAGGGCTGGGTGTGGGAGATCTGGGGTAGTTCTGAGAAGGAAGTGGGGTAAAAACAGCAGGGGCGGGGGTGGCCGAgagccaggactcctgggttctgTTCCCCTGAGGCTTTGAAGGAAGTCCGTCCAGATACCTGTCATATTGTCTGCCCTCTTACCAATTCCAGTGGCAGGAAATTTCACTCTGCTTGATACAAAAAGCCATTTCAGTTTACGACTAAATATTATATACCATCTCTCCACCCCAAAAAACACCTCAAATTTGCAAAGGACAAAGCAGCGAGGGTTGCTGCAGGCTCTCTTGTGAATTCAGGATTGGCATTGGTCTTCTCAAGAGtaatggggggcaggggggacaCACAGAAAGCAAGGGGTGAAGGGGGGCTCATTGGGGGAGGGTGCGGGGAGAAGGGGAGATTTAAAATGATGCCGTTGTGGAAAGAAAAGAACAGAAATGAATCTAGAGAGAAAGAGCTATTGAAAAAAAAGCAAGATTCAGAGAAAGatgtttaaagaaaagaaaaaagttgttttttctcAAAAAACATTCTTACCtagttttcttttttgtaattttttttcttcatGCTAATATCACACGGCCTATTTGTTGATGTAAGTTGACTGAATTCCGTGGTTTGCtctcttatttttaaaaacaaacagaaagggaaaagaggaaaaaagaaaagaaaatatgagTATTTTAGTAGGAGAGGATGGGAAGAGAATCAGCCAGCAAGGGTTTTATTGCTCTTAATTCTGCTGTTTTATCTGTTTAATTTTTTGCACATTAAATAACTTTTTTAATTCgtcgttttttctttttctcctttgaTTATGATTTCTCTAGACTAATGTGTTGCAAAGGCAAGCAAGGCCAGCTAAGAGGTCAGGGATGGAGGCAGCGGGGATTGGCTGTAGCTATAACTCGTGGCTTGAGTTGTCGTGTGTCGGTGGGGCAGGTGCCTGCGAGGGTCACTAACCCACTTTCCCTCTTCTGTctctcccccttttctctctgtTCTAGGAGGTGAATTAGTATTGCCCATAATAACCGAAGATTCTCTAGACACCCCTCCAATTGCCACCCGCTCTCCATTCATCCCCCCGCCACCCACTTTTGGCCCCTTCCTCACGGTAGTGGAAGCCACCAAAGACACCCTTTCCCCGCCGTCCCATCCGAGGCCCCCCTGTCTGGCCGACCAGGACGACAGCGACTGCGAAGAGGGGATTGAGGCCTCCGGTTATGCCTCAGGCGAGGTCTTCGACTCCAGCCTGCCCCCCACTGATGACGAAGATTTTTATACCACTTTCCCCCTGGTCACGGATAGGACCCTAATTGGCCGGCCTGAAGGAGCGTCCAAAAAAGCCCACGGACACCGCCCCAACCTTAGGACAGGCCTGCCGGCTTCGCCCTCCGTCCCTGACCTCTTGACCACCACCTCGCCCAGCCTGGTCCGCAACATCCCCGCCGGCAAAATGAACAACCGGGAGCCCCTCAACCCCCAGCCAAAACAGTACCCCCCGCTGCCCACCTCCTTTGAACCTGACAAGCTGAACAGGCTTAAATACCCACATATAACCCCTTCCCCCAATTTCCACAATCTGCCCACAGCTAACCCCACCGGCCCGGGGGAGAGGGGCCCTCCGGGAGCAGTGGAGGTCATCCGGGAGTCCAGCAGCACCACCGGCATGGTGGTCGGCATCGTGGCCGCCGCTGCCCTGTGCATCCTCATCCTCCTCTATGCCATGTACAAATACCGCAACCGGGATGAAGGCTCCTACCAGGTGGACCAAAGCCGGAACTACATCAGTAACTCGGCACAAAGCAACGGCACGGTGGTCAAGGAGAAGCCGGCCGCTGCCACCAAAACGCCCAGCAAGAGCAAGAAAAACAAAGACAAGGAATATTATGTCTGAGGCCCCCCCTGGCCCCCCAGCCCCTGCGTGTGCCAGAGAGACCGACACCCAGCAGCAGGCACACACAGTGAAACCACCCAGACCTACACACCCCCAAACCTTCTGGAGAGGAGACCACCCAAATgcaccctttcccttcctccGCAGAGAGGCCAACCGGTGGCGCCCTAAAATGGCAACCTCCACCCCCCTTGGTTTGCTCATCCCTCTTTTACTTAAGCCCTTCacttgcaaaaaaacaaaaagcgaGCCAAGTCAAGACGCTCCcaaggcctccctccctccctcttttccacCCTGACCTTCCAatcctgcagggttgttgtttttttcccttAGGCAAACTGAGGGGGAAGGGAAGCCACAGTGACCCAGGTGAGTTGTTTAGGAGCATCATCCTACAATTGCCTGTTGGTCCCAGGCGAGGGACGCTGGAAAGAAggattaaagggggggggagatttcaGGCTTCCCAGGTGAGGTTGAAGCCAGGAGGTTGCTTCGTGATCTGTACGCATGAGAGTCATTGCCCCTCCTTGTGAGGGGCTTGGTGTGGGGCAAAAACTGTGGTCCACCCCCCCTTGCCTGATCCCACCCTCCAGCTCCCCAGAACCACACTCTGAACCAGAGAGTCCCAGCAGGAGCCGGAGGGGCCACGCTCCTATCTCTACAGGACCCTGACTGGACTGGGGAGCAGAGAGGTACAGTGGCCAAACACAGCCCCACTCTCTTGGAATTCTCTAAAAAAAGGGGGGTCTGCCCTTTCTATTGCTTCCCTCCCCCCGTCCTCTTTCTCTCTTCGTTAATGTGTCAGAGTCTTGGAAACGTGtggaataaaacaaacaaaaagatttttaaacagacaaacaaattatAATAACTACAGCAGGTGATGAGGATGTTGCTCACGCTGTTGGACCGAGGATACACCCCTCTCTAATGGGCGGCCAACAGCCTGTCTTGTAATAAAAAGGGGGAGCGAAAGGGAGGTGTTTGACACCCACAAAATGCAGTTGAGAGGGGTTTGGGGTGCAGCTGCATTGTGAAtggaggggggttgaccaagtatctcctgggttttttttacatgGGTCTAAatgaaccaaccaaccaaccttcAGTCCCTTCCATCCCCCCCACCGCACCACCACCACATTCACTCTCCTCTGGATCAAGGTGCTATTATTGTGGTCTTTCTTTAAACTGTGTGAAAAGCATGTAAAACCTgggttgatttttaa is a window from the Rhineura floridana isolate rRhiFlo1 chromosome 22, rRhiFlo1.hap2, whole genome shotgun sequence genome containing:
- the LOC133374605 gene encoding neurexin-2-beta-like isoform X2 — translated: MFHSHGTITEKDQGTVGVIFNVGTDDITIEESNAMVNDGKYHVVRFTRSGGNATLQVDNWPINERYPAGNSDNERLAIARQRIPYRLGRVVDEWLLDKGRQLTIFNSQAAIKIGGRDQGRPFQGQISGLYYNGLKVLSLAAESDPNVKVEGNLRLVGEVPSVMTTETTATTLLADMSTTIMETTTTMATTTTRRGRSPTMRDSITQNTDDLLVASAECPSDDEDLEECEPSTGGELVLPIITEDSLDTPPIATRSPFIPPPPTFGPFLTVVEATKDTLSPPSHPRPPCLADQDDSDCEEGIEASGYASGEVFDSSLPPTDDEDFYTTFPLVTDRTLIGRPEGASKKAHGHRPNLRTGLPASPSVPDLLTTTSPSLVRNIPAGKMNNREPLNPQPKQYPPLPTSFEPDKLNRLKYPHITPSPNFHNLPTANPTGPGERGPPGAVEVIRESSSTTGMVVGIVAAAALCILILLYAMYKYRNRDEGSYQVDQSRNYISNSAQSNGTVVKEKPAAATKTPSKSKKNKDKEYYV
- the LOC133374605 gene encoding neurexin-2-beta-like isoform X1, whose product is MDLATLDTGPSEQRGRAMISQMQDQGTVGVIFNVGTDDITIEESNAMVNDGKYHVVRFTRSGGNATLQVDNWPINERYPAGNSDNERLAIARQRIPYRLGRVVDEWLLDKGRQLTIFNSQAAIKIGGRDQGRPFQGQISGLYYNGLKVLSLAAESDPNVKVEGNLRLVGEVPSVMTTETTATTLLADMSTTIMETTTTMATTTTRRGRSPTMRDSITQNTDDLLVASAECPSDDEDLEECEPSTGGELVLPIITEDSLDTPPIATRSPFIPPPPTFGPFLTVVEATKDTLSPPSHPRPPCLADQDDSDCEEGIEASGYASGEVFDSSLPPTDDEDFYTTFPLVTDRTLIGRPEGASKKAHGHRPNLRTGLPASPSVPDLLTTTSPSLVRNIPAGKMNNREPLNPQPKQYPPLPTSFEPDKLNRLKYPHITPSPNFHNLPTANPTGPGERGPPGAVEVIRESSSTTGMVVGIVAAAALCILILLYAMYKYRNRDEGSYQVDQSRNYISNSAQSNGTVVKEKPAAATKTPSKSKKNKDKEYYV
- the LOC133374605 gene encoding neurexin-2-beta-like isoform X4, giving the protein MVNDGKYHVVRFTRSGGNATLQVDNWPINERYPAGNSDNERLAIARQRIPYRLGRVVDEWLLDKGRQLTIFNSQAAIKIGGRDQGRPFQGQISGLYYNGLKVLSLAAESDPNVKVEGNLRLVGEVPSVMTTETTATTLLADMSTTIMETTTTMATTTTRRGRSPTMRDSITQNTDDLLVASAECPSDDEDLEECEPSTGGELVLPIITEDSLDTPPIATRSPFIPPPPTFGPFLTVVEATKDTLSPPSHPRPPCLADQDDSDCEEGIEASGYASGEVFDSSLPPTDDEDFYTTFPLVTDRTLIGRPEGASKKAHGHRPNLRTGLPASPSVPDLLTTTSPSLVRNIPAGKMNNREPLNPQPKQYPPLPTSFEPDKLNRLKYPHITPSPNFHNLPTANPTGPGERGPPGAVEVIRESSSTTGMVVGIVAAAALCILILLYAMYKYRNRDEGSYQVDQSRNYISNSAQSNGTVVKEKPAAATKTPSKSKKNKDKEYYV
- the LOC133374605 gene encoding neurexin-2-beta-like isoform X3, with product MDLATLDTGPSEQRGRAMISQMQDQGTVGVIFNVGTDDITIEESNAMVNDGKYHVVRFTRSGGNATLQVDNWPINERYPAGRQLTIFNSQAAIKIGGRDQGRPFQGQISGLYYNGLKVLSLAAESDPNVKVEGNLRLVGEVPSVMTTETTATTLLADMSTTIMETTTTMATTTTRRGRSPTMRDSITQNTDDLLVASAECPSDDEDLEECEPSTGGELVLPIITEDSLDTPPIATRSPFIPPPPTFGPFLTVVEATKDTLSPPSHPRPPCLADQDDSDCEEGIEASGYASGEVFDSSLPPTDDEDFYTTFPLVTDRTLIGRPEGASKKAHGHRPNLRTGLPASPSVPDLLTTTSPSLVRNIPAGKMNNREPLNPQPKQYPPLPTSFEPDKLNRLKYPHITPSPNFHNLPTANPTGPGERGPPGAVEVIRESSSTTGMVVGIVAAAALCILILLYAMYKYRNRDEGSYQVDQSRNYISNSAQSNGTVVKEKPAAATKTPSKSKKNKDKEYYV